The sequence below is a genomic window from Amia ocellicauda isolate fAmiCal2 chromosome 6, fAmiCal2.hap1, whole genome shotgun sequence.
AGCTGTTTGCACAtcagtgcatcagtcttttTGTATGCATGATTTTTAAGTTCATTCCAAACAATGGACGCATTGTTTCAGTTTGAACAAAAACAGACATACTTTGCTGTATAAAAGCAGGCTGATTATGGCGTCCACgcagttttaaatgtaaatatgtgattcttctttttaaatgttgacAACATTAAATCAACTACCCTAacagaaaaagtaaaataaaaaatatagggTACGAGTATTGATGCACTGGATCTAAATATGGTAAGTGGCATTTGTTTCTAGATTAATTTCCAGATTAGCACATTTCTAAATTGTTTACTTTCTTTACCCCATATTTCCCACTATCACAGTAACTGACTTTcggtgtttgttttcaacattcagtatgtgtgtctgtgtgttgattattttaatggacaaactGAAAGCCCAGTAATTAATTACTAGAAGTGTAGAATCAGTTTTACCTCATAAACtcacaaaataattaatcatcTATTCTTTTGCAGCACATCAATTAAAGCGCACACAAACTTCAAACACTGTCCACCTAGCCATTTAGAAACCATTCATTTGGAACCAAATTGATGTTAAAATCTACATATTCAAACAGAATGGCCAGAATGTTATTGTGAAGAGAGCATTTTCTCCACGGTTAAGGATGTCACCAGGAATTATCCCCAGGGTTTCATAAAAGTATATCATAACAAGTTTAAAGCTAGTGCTCAGGTTGTGCAGGGtagcaatacaaatatgtacCAGCAGAATAGTGGCACAGTATTTCATTGGATattcttttaataaaaaaaaatactgtacttACCATGTCTAAAGGATAATTACTGGTGTGTTTTCAAATTAATGCTTGAAGACCCCTTTGCATGTCACTTTGCATTTGATATTAATTTGAATTGTGTTTCCTATGTTGAGTGCAAATAAAACAACGATAATCTGTtttggacaagggttatgtgtTTTGTGGCAAGAGACATTTTCACTAGATCAGGATGAGAAGTTTGCTACAGGACATGTGTGTTTTAATGCCACAGACCCAGCTCTGTAAGAAACATTTTTGGAGTGTGTATTAATACAGTGTTTACCTGGACATGGTTTATGTTCATCATAGGTATGATCACAGTGAAAAGTTTCAATCAGAAGGGCCACAAGTCAAAAAAAACAACCAGGGGACTTGGGTGGAAGGAGAGGAGGTGTGCTGTAGCACTACTAATTCTTTGTCCTTTAATCTGGTGGGCAGGATTACAGAGCACCATACTTCCAAGAGCAGAGCAGTGCCGGAGGTGTGGACCCGGATGTATGCAGCAGCTTCATGGGCTTGAAGGACCACCTGGATGATGGAATAGACAGCATCCTGTACCTGGGTCTGGATTTGGATTACCTACATGTGGAAAGCACAGACCGACAGTCTGGCCTGAGCGATCCCTGGTCCGGGAGAGAGAAGCCTGTGATGAACAAAGTGGAGGGAGTGGCAGGGTCAGCAGAGGACACCTACAGCAGCTCCCTGGGAGACTCTGAAGAGAGTGCTGGCTCAGACAGTGACATAGAGCAGCTGCCTTGCGCCGAGGGGCCGCCCAGCGGGGGGTCTTTACCCAACACGCACCGGCAGCTCTGTCGGTCGCCATGTGTGGAGCCTCCAGCCAGGACCGAGGAAAGCCAGTCGGATCTAAAGCCCGAGGAGAGCAAGCCACCAGACGCGCTCAGGGAGTACCAGACCAAAGTGGAGTTTGCACTCAAGTTGGGATACTCTGAGGAACAGGTGCAACTGGTGCTCAATAAGCTGGGCCCCGAAGCGCTGATCAATGATATCTTGGGCGAGCTGGTGAAGCTGGGGAGCAGGTCGGAAGCAGAGCAGGGAGGTGGAGGTGTATCCatgtcttcctcctcttccacatgttcttcctcttcctcttcctcctcctcctgtgtTTCTGTGCCTGCTGACACTCGCCGCCCTGAGTCCCCCCCCCAGCTGGAGCTGCTGGATGACACGGAtaacctcagacccatcgtAATCGACGGCAGTAACGTGGCAATGAGGTAAGGCCCTTCTCAGGAGGTCCATAAACTGCTGTGGACAGGCTCTGTCATACTGGTCTGAAATAACCCACATTTTACAATGTACGAATTTATATTCCACGTATGCAAACGTGTGCTGTAAAATCAAGaccataaaacataataaatatgtGAATTGAAAATAGAGATTGCTTTGAAAACCTTGAGATATTATGTAACAGTAGAGAAAGTGTGGAAAAACTCAAATTCTGCTCTGAAAAGTTCAACGTGAAATTCAGTGTTGAGGTAAAGTATGTGTATTGTTGGAAGCATGAGTATTGCAAGTGTTGAAATATGATGGGGCAAAGAGGTTATACAGATTTTCTTTGACCATTTTTCCCCACACGTGCTTTAGTTTCAGAAGAGAAGCTTATTGATTCTAGTTTTCGTGACACCTTTCATACTTTTTCTGTATACTTCTGTGAGTGTTTaagctgcttttcttttttttttacccaataTTTTTCACACTTCTTTCATCCATCACTCTTTTGTGGCATTTGACCAAAACATAAATATGCATTAGAGTATGAATGAAGCTTACATTGGGCGGAAATGGGAGTGGAGAAATCATGAAGTGTCaataaaaattaataataaaaaaaaaaaacaaagaaagcacTCATCCTCAAATTCACTCATATTAATAGTCACAAAAATGTTAGGTTtccgaatgcaaccctggttatctgagagAGAATTCTACTCAAAGGGGGGTGGGACATTGACATCACCACAGGGAACTTGTGAATTATTtttctaacaaagctgcctttAGGCCACTGTGCGTTGTTGCTCAGACTTATAGCTGCACTGCAGCAGTAGAGAGGACCTGTTGGGGAGGAAGCCTTTGACTCATGGTCACTGTTTACAAGAGTCCGAGGACTCCATACGCCTAACAGCCAAAACTGCGGTGCCTCACTCGATCCTTATTTGAAGgtcatattattaataacaattcaaTTCCAGCAATTCAGTGTCTCACCAGAATATAGCCTAGTAGTACAACTCTACCACTGcattcaatgcatttaaaacagaTGGGAGGAACAAAAGCTTTCTGTTTACGAGTCAGACAAGATTTCTGGGTGAATGGCAGAAAGAGGCTGAGTCACTGTGGCAGCTTTGTTAGAAAAGTAATTCAGGAGTTCCCTCTGGTAATGTCAATGTCTCACCCCCCTTTGGGtaacattttcatttgaaaagataACTTGTTTGACCTGGCTTCTCTTCATGGAGATTTAGTTGGCTTGTCATCGTGCCCTCACATATAAAGGCAGTCAAAATAAACCACAGTGGCATCTTTCCAGTAAAGTTGTGTGTGTTGGTACTGTTGTTTAGAATGGTTTTGAAATTTCAAATAGTGTTCCAGTAAAATCTGAAAATCTGGCAATATAAACTCTGCAGTCAGATCTAGGAATCTGCTTTTCTGCCTTAATTCAGAACTTAGCGATTGGATTTGCTGATGATTTGTTTCATGTTTCATAGTTTTTCATTTGTGTTCTTGTCTCACTTGTTTGGGGACCAACATAACAACATAGTTGAAATAACTATTTTGTGGTATGTTAAGGTTAATAGCATTgttatatatattgcatttctTGAGACTTGTAATGGGCTAGTTTTCATGTAGACTTGGGTTTAAGACCTATTCAAGTGGAAGATGGTTTGTATTGGGCATATGACAGGCTGCAGCCAGGTCAAATATGGCATACTGAGTCAGAATAgaccacatatatatatatatatatatatatgtgtgtgtgtgtgtgtatatatataaacttctcAGAACTAATTCTCAATTAGTTACTATTAGTACAATTgcactaattaaataattttaaatcaaactataCTATGATTattgaaataattataaaattgaTACAacccaaaaaatacatttctccaGAGTTACAGAACTCTAGTGGCATAAGTAGGGAAATTTCCATTAGGGCCTTCTCTTCAACAGTAAAATGGAAAGACCTTCCTACACTTCCAGAGTAACTCTCAGATTTCCCCACATCACCATCATAAAAGAGGAAACAAACAGAAGGACAATGTGTAAGTAATTAACATTGATAGGAACTAGTCCTCTCTGCATAAACACTGCAGAACGGCTGAAGAAAGGCAGTCGTAGAAACGTGCAAGTGTACAGAGACACATTTGGGATCGAATTGTCATGTACACACTGTATTTTGATTGCCAAATAAGACGTTGTGGAATCTGATTATAAAGGAGTCCCATTACTTAAGGATATCTTAACGCACTTATAAAGGCTTGCCTTCTAACAATGCAGTCTGATAGGAGAacatctttttctcttttttttatttaaaaaagagagagtgagacttTAAGAATTTAAGCAAATGTAGATGGTTGTTTTCTAAGCTATTTATATTAATGGTTTTTCAGCCATGGGAACAAGGAGGTGTTTTCTTGCCATGGGATTAAATTGGCTGTGGACTGGTTTCTGGACCGCGGCCATAAAGACATCACAGTGTTTGTTCCTGCCTGGAGAAAAGAACAATCCAGGCCAGATGCTCTCATTACAGGTAATGCATCTTTAATTACCTCTAGGCCCTGATAGATTCAGGTAGAAGCCAACTGTCTAATTAATAAGTCATGCAATTTTCCTTGAACATTTACGGGATGTAAATTCATTGAAGCTTTAAAATATTTGCAGTTGTACAGTTAAGAATTTCAGTAATCTTGCTGTGTTGTGTCTACTTTAACTGTATAAAAGTAAATGTGTGCCAGTAATGTAAAATGCTTGATCAGGTTACAGCCGGTTTATGGCAAGTTTTTCATTTGTGTCATGGTCATAGCAACACCAAATGACACCAGATCATCCAATCACAGCCTGCCTTTATCAGCTCCTGACGAATCAGGGATCCACTGCACACCTTTACAAAATGATGCATACAAATGAGCAGTAGGACTGTCAGCCTGAGAAcctacaacaacaaaataagttGTTAGATAAACTGTTAGTGTCTGCCCAACATGAAAGCAGCTGGTAATTCCACATGAATTCCATAGgtcaaactgaatttgtactTCTAAATCCATTGAAGTTTTTAAGATTTGCATTAAGATTTTGGCATACAAATTTCAGCCACAGTTTCACCTGGCTCTGTGTGCCCTAGTTACTGACATGGCAGCTTTTATTGCCTGTATCAATTGAAGTCATCAGTGGTGGGGGCTTCTGACTGGAAGGGCGGGGTCTGTCCCAGGGTGGGCAGGGGGGTTCTCAGTGAGCCAGGTGCAAGCAGGATTGGGCATTACAGACACAAGCTGTACTGGGCCTCCTGTTTACACCAGAGCCCTGCTGTGTGGACCCACAGTGTAGAAAGAACCCACACCTGAAGTCAGGTTGAACAATcggagaacaacaacaacatactgCTATGAGTTATGACGTGCTTTCCAGCGCAGTCCTCCTGTATTTCACTTCTCCCACAACAGATCAGGAGATCCTGCGGCggctggagaaggagaagaTCCTGGTGTTCACCCCGTCGCGCCGTGTGCAGGGACGCAGGGTGGTGTGTTACGACGACAGATTCATTGTCAAACTGGCATACGAATCTGACGGCATCATCGTATCCAATGACAATTACAGAGACCTTGCCAATGAGAAGCCAGAGTGGAAGAAGTTTATTGATGAGCGGTTGCTCATGTactcatttgtaaatgacaagtAAGATTGTTGTCTCATCTGTTTACATAGGGTTTTTTGTGGCATCAGGATACTTGAAGTCATGATTAAGATCTTTCAGAAGAATTATAACGTCATAAACCATGTTTCATATTACACAAAGTGTGAAAATGTTTGTTGGTATTTAGTGCCATCTTCACGAGCTGCATATAGTCCCTGAATTATAGCCTTGTCCACGTTTAGCCAaatttattattcttttattcAGAAACCTAGGGATAAGTTCACTCTAGCAAACCTGTGCAATGGCTgacacatgtttttttaatttcaaggtTCATGCCCCCTGATGATCCACTTGGACGCCACGGTCCCAGTTTGGATAACTTCCTGAGGAAAAGGCCTGTTATTCCTGAGCACAAAAAACAGCCTTGTCCTTATGGTGAGCTCTGACTGCTGTGTTTACATTcatttcagaaatgtttcaAAAACGTATTAgacattaaaacattacaaagaaTAATGGTGCCTGCACAATAACATCTTATAAAATGGAGTCTGACCATTAGTTCAAGTCTTTCCATAAAAGAGACCGTAACCAAAGCCAAACAGTTAATTGTATATGAAACCAGGTTGTAATGGCATCTCCCGTTCCTTTTACAGGAAAGAAGTGCACTTATGGGCATAAATGTAAGTTTTACCACCCAGAGAGAGGTACCCAGCCCCAGCGATCTGTAGCTGACGAACTTCGTGCCAGTGCTAAAAACACTGCTGCCAAAAATATGAACGATGCAGGACTGTTTAAGAGCCATAGCATGCCATCAAGCTCCAAAGCAGAAAATGTGTCCGATATCAAGCGTACAGCCCCTAAGAGGCAGTCGGATCCCAGTATTCGCACCACAGTGTACAGCGAGCTGGAAGAGAGGCTGTCGGCCACAACCAAAGCGGAAACACGTTCAGTCCCCTCACTGGTCTGCAAAAGCAACTCCTCTCAACCTCAGAAACAGCCAGCAACCAGTGGCCCTCCATCAATACACTGCTACCCTCAGGATCAAAGAGTCACTATGGTTATGACCAAAAACCACGTTACACCTCCGCTGGCTTACAATGAGCAGTATCCCAAATGTGACTCCCCAGACATGAGCTATTACTCCATGGTGAATGCCTACCCTAACCTAAGTCTGTCAGGGCCCCGCAGCCCGGACCGGCGCTTCTCAGGGGACGCAGAATTCCGGAATAGCTCCGTGGCCTCAGACTGCAGCAGTGAAGGCAGCATGAGTTGCAGTAGCAGCTCCGACTCCTATGCAGGCTACAATGAGCGTGCCTATATGAGCTCCCCGGACCCCTTGCTTGAAGATAATCTCAAGTGCCACCACCACCCTTCTgcaccccctcctcctccccactCCCACCATCATAGTCGCCTCCATTCACAGCCTTTCATCCAGAGCTACCACGACACCTTAACCAGGGCCCAGAGCTTTGGGCATGAGGAGCCCAAATCTCACCTGAAGCCAGCAATG
It includes:
- the LOC136751124 gene encoding probable ribonuclease ZC3H12C isoform X2, with amino-acid sequence MSVCFPANDYRAPYFQEQSSAGGVDPDVCSSFMGLKDHLDDGIDSILYLGLDLDYLHVESTDRQSGLSDPWSGREKPVMNKVEGVAGSAEDTYSSSLGDSEESAGSDSDIEQLPCAEGPPSGGSLPNTHRQLCRSPCVEPPARTEESQSDLKPEESKPPDALREYQTKVEFALKLGYSEEQVQLVLNKLGPEALINDILGELVKLGSRSEAEQGGGGVSMSSSSSTCSSSSSSSSSCVSVPADTRRPESPPQLELLDDTDNLRPIVIDGSNVAMSHGNKEVFSCHGIKLAVDWFLDRGHKDITVFVPAWRKEQSRPDALITDQEILRRLEKEKILVFTPSRRVQGRRVVCYDDRFIVKLAYESDGIIVSNDNYRDLANEKPEWKKFIDERLLMYSFVNDKFMPPDDPLGRHGPSLDNFLRKRPVIPEHKKQPCPYGKKCTYGHKCKFYHPERGTQPQRSVADELRASAKNTAAKNMNDAGLFKSHSMPSSSKAENVSDIKRTAPKRQSDPSIRTTVYSELEERLSATTKAETRSVPSLVCKSNSSQPQKQPATSGPPSIHCYPQDQRVTMVMTKNHVTPPLAYNEQYPKCDSPDMSYYSMVNAYPNLSLSGPRSPDRRFSGDAEFRNSSVASDCSSEGSMSCSSSSDSYAGYNERAYMSSPDPLLEDNLKCHHHPSAPPPPPHSHHHSRLHSQPFIQSYHDTLTRAQSFGHEEPKSHLKPAMPYLPPHLQHPPVGARSSFPTDYSAPQNPQHSQSSQMSRALVSTRIDSISDSRLYDSSPMRQRKPYPGQERFGSWDSLSWDTYGYPQGYSLPSKPTQPCYEQFAFQSMPENREQAWRMPWRRGHLQQEPPSHTRYQDVREKVFVNLCNIFPADLVRLVMSRNPHMTDAQQLAAAILAEKSQPGY
- the LOC136751124 gene encoding probable ribonuclease ZC3H12C isoform X1 yields the protein MGLKDHLDDGIDSILYLGLDLDYLHVESTDRQSGLSDPWSGREKPVMNKVEGVAGSAEDTYSSSLGDSEESAGSDSDIEQLPCAEGPPSGGSLPNTHRQLCRSPCVEPPARTEESQSDLKPEESKPPDALREYQTKVEFALKLGYSEEQVQLVLNKLGPEALINDILGELVKLGSRSEAEQGGGGVSMSSSSSTCSSSSSSSSSCVSVPADTRRPESPPQLELLDDTDNLRPIVIDGSNVAMSHGNKEVFSCHGIKLAVDWFLDRGHKDITVFVPAWRKEQSRPDALITDQEILRRLEKEKILVFTPSRRVQGRRVVCYDDRFIVKLAYESDGIIVSNDNYRDLANEKPEWKKFIDERLLMYSFVNDKFMPPDDPLGRHGPSLDNFLRKRPVIPEHKKQPCPYGKKCTYGHKCKFYHPERGTQPQRSVADELRASAKNTAAKNMNDAGLFKSHSMPSSSKAENVSDIKRTAPKRQSDPSIRTTVYSELEERLSATTKAETRSVPSLVCKSNSSQPQKQPATSGPPSIHCYPQDQRVTMVMTKNHVTPPLAYNEQYPKCDSPDMSYYSMVNAYPNLSLSGPRSPDRRFSGDAEFRNSSVASDCSSEGSMSCSSSSDSYAGYNERAYMSSPDPLLEDNLKCHHHPSAPPPPPHSHHHSRLHSQPFIQSYHDTLTRAQSFGHEEPKSHLKPAMPYLPPHLQHPPVGARSSFPTDYSAPQNPQHSQSSQMSRALVSTRIDSISDSRLYDSSPMRQRKPYPGQERFGSWDSLSWDTYGYPQGYSLPSKPTQPCYEQFAFQSMPENREQAWRMPWRRGHLQQEPPSHTRYQDVREKVFVNLCNIFPADLVRLVMSRNPHMTDAQQLAAAILAEKSQPGY